The Thalassotalea nanhaiensis genome has a window encoding:
- the uup gene encoding ATP-binding cassette ATPase Uup: MELIRITNAELAFGEDKILDNTELRIKTSERVCLVGRNGAGKSSLMKILMGMQHLDDGQLVISNEVNVAMLAQDPPKSCDQTIFTYVSDGLKENGVLIQRYHDIIHVVTEDPSEANLNKMAQIQTELEQNNAWEDEQRVEQVLSKLSLNPDQNVNELSGGWLRKIALAQALVTNPDVLLLDEPTNHLDIESVLWLENFLKNYAGTIIFISHDRAFIRSLATRIVDLDRGILTSYPGDYDTYLAQKEHDLEVESTQNKLFDKRLAEEETWIRQGIKARRTRNEGRVRALEKLRLERKARRDVKKQGEMVLSQGERSGKLVFECTDLSIAFNDKTIIEDLELLISRGDRLALIGGNGTGKSTLLKLITDQYKPTSGKMRIGVNLEVAYFDQHREQLDVNMTVQDAVSEGKQEVTVNGVTRHVLGYLQDFLFSPKRARTPVRALSGGERNRLLLAKLFLRPSNLLILDEPTNDLDIETLELLEMVVANYPGTVLLVSHDRDFVDNCVNSCLYFDGSGRIAQIVGGYSDVEDYLSYKAEQNAKFTLKDKTKEKPQVKPVEVKKVKNKLSFKEKHELESLPELLETLEQQVDDYQMQVNAADFYTQSSDKTQQVLKKLQEAEAKFEQAFDRWQELEEIQEKSS, encoded by the coding sequence GTGGAACTAATTAGAATAACTAACGCCGAATTAGCCTTTGGCGAAGACAAAATACTTGATAATACCGAATTGCGTATTAAAACCAGCGAACGTGTATGTTTGGTTGGTCGAAATGGCGCAGGTAAATCATCATTAATGAAAATATTAATGGGTATGCAACATCTAGATGATGGCCAGTTGGTGATATCTAATGAAGTTAATGTGGCAATGCTCGCTCAGGATCCTCCTAAATCTTGTGACCAAACAATTTTTACTTATGTGTCAGATGGTTTAAAAGAAAACGGTGTCTTGATCCAAAGATATCACGACATTATTCATGTGGTCACTGAAGACCCAAGTGAAGCCAATTTAAATAAAATGGCACAAATTCAAACGGAACTTGAGCAAAACAATGCTTGGGAAGATGAACAACGCGTTGAACAAGTGTTAAGTAAACTTTCGTTAAATCCTGATCAGAATGTCAATGAGCTCTCTGGTGGTTGGTTAAGAAAAATTGCGCTAGCTCAAGCACTTGTAACAAATCCCGATGTATTACTCCTAGATGAACCTACTAACCACTTAGATATAGAAAGTGTGTTGTGGTTAGAGAATTTCTTAAAAAATTACGCAGGAACGATAATATTTATTTCACATGATAGGGCATTTATACGTTCACTAGCTACTCGTATTGTCGATTTAGACCGAGGTATATTAACGAGTTACCCTGGCGATTATGATACTTATTTAGCACAAAAAGAGCATGATTTAGAAGTAGAGAGTACGCAAAATAAATTATTTGATAAGCGTTTAGCAGAAGAAGAAACTTGGATTCGACAAGGTATTAAAGCCCGTAGAACTCGTAATGAAGGACGTGTTCGAGCATTAGAAAAGCTTCGTCTTGAGCGAAAAGCTCGCAGAGATGTTAAAAAACAAGGTGAGATGGTGCTGTCGCAAGGCGAGAGAAGTGGTAAGTTGGTATTTGAATGTACCGATTTATCTATTGCCTTTAATGACAAAACTATTATTGAAGATCTTGAGTTACTTATCAGTCGTGGTGATCGCTTAGCGTTAATTGGTGGTAACGGTACAGGTAAATCAACGTTACTTAAGCTGATAACTGATCAATATAAACCAACATCTGGCAAAATGCGTATTGGCGTTAACTTGGAAGTTGCTTATTTTGATCAGCACAGAGAACAGCTTGACGTGAATATGACGGTACAAGATGCAGTTTCTGAAGGTAAACAAGAAGTAACTGTTAACGGTGTGACCCGTCATGTGTTAGGTTACTTACAAGATTTCTTATTTAGCCCTAAAAGAGCTCGAACACCTGTACGTGCTTTATCTGGTGGTGAAAGAAATCGTTTATTACTCGCTAAATTATTTTTACGTCCAAGTAATTTATTGATTCTCGATGAGCCTACTAATGATCTAGATATTGAAACTCTAGAGTTATTAGAAATGGTTGTCGCTAATTACCCAGGTACTGTACTATTGGTTAGTCATGATCGAGATTTTGTCGATAACTGTGTAAATAGTTGTTTGTATTTTGATGGTAGTGGCCGAATTGCCCAAATAGTAGGTGGTTATAGTGACGTTGAAGATTATTTATCTTACAAGGCGGAACAAAATGCAAAATTTACACTCAAAGACAAAACTAAAGAAAAACCACAGGTAAAACCCGTTGAAGTAAAAAAAGTTAAAAATAAATTATCTTTTAAAGAAAAACATGAGTTAGAATCATTACCAGAATTATTGGAAACCCTTGAACAGCAAGTGGATGATTATCAGATGCAAGTAAATGCAGCCGATTTTTACACCCAATCATCAGATAAAACTCAACAAGTATTAAAAAAATTACAAGAAGCTGAAGCCAAGTTTGAACAGGCTTTTGACCGTTGGCAAGAATTAGAAGAAATTCAAGAGAAAAGTAGTTAA
- a CDS encoding glutaredoxin family protein, with protein MNTIQYNLYGTDGCHLCEIAEQLCKNLISEDNIAYVDIINEPKLVELYSTSIPVLEHLHSNMALYWPFNEEQLQEFISGTN; from the coding sequence ATGAACACAATACAATATAATTTATATGGCACAGATGGCTGTCATCTGTGCGAAATAGCTGAGCAATTATGTAAAAATCTTATCAGCGAAGATAATATTGCCTACGTTGATATTATTAATGAGCCTAAGTTGGTTGAATTATACAGTACAAGTATTCCTGTACTAGAGCATTTACATAGTAATATGGCCTTATATTGGCCATTTAACGAAGAACAATTACAAGAGTTTATCAGTGGAACTAATTAG
- the rlmKL gene encoding bifunctional 23S rRNA (guanine(2069)-N(7))-methyltransferase RlmK/23S rRNA (guanine(2445)-N(2))-methyltransferase RlmL produces the protein MKQFLALTSFGIEPLLADEITSIGGSEVVQRPEGVHFTASMETGYQACLKSRLASRILIRIDEPSPVKDKDALYKAAKDIDWTEHFTSEDFFAVDFVGKNEHIRDSQFGGLTVKDAIVDCFRDEGLDRPSVEKTNPDIRIQARLLRNEVTFYVDFSGRSLSKRGYRENSGAAPIKENLAAALVVRSGWLNDPSKPLVDPMCGSGTLMLEAVSMASGMYPGVDRTHWGFSRWKFHDASLFNQLLDTAKLETDQALANSTVKVFGFDMDGRVLQTAKANARSAGLGHLIEFKQGRAEDLKNQFGEPGHILFNPPYGERIGSLPELVSTFTELGKVFKQEFLGWKIGLITANVEMLSLLKLSSFKRYKFKNGPLDCQLALYNIDEGQLDRTPAQTDFSGQNSDFANRLKKNVKGLKSWLKQNDVNCYRVYDADIPEFNVAIDVYDDHLVLHEYAPPKDIDEVKAAQRLQEAIYWAPKVLNIDTDKVALKVRSKQKGKNQYQQLSKSKKALIVKEYDALLKVNLWDYLDTGLFLDHRKTRKIVAKKSKGKTLLNLFAYTGSVSLQAAINGAEKVTTVDMSKTYLDWAQDNFELNKLRGHKYEFVQADCLQWLKENTNKYDVVFIDPPTFSNSKRMNTTFDVQRDHLDLIKTGMKSVADQGELIFTNNKRGFKMDFDGLNLVGLKAECLTEVTRDFDFKRNKHIHNSWCISRI, from the coding sequence ATGAAACAATTTTTAGCTTTAACTTCTTTTGGCATAGAGCCACTTTTAGCCGATGAAATAACGTCAATAGGCGGCAGTGAAGTCGTACAACGTCCTGAAGGCGTTCATTTTACTGCAAGTATGGAAACTGGATATCAAGCCTGTTTAAAATCTCGTTTAGCCAGTCGTATTCTTATAAGAATCGATGAACCGTCTCCTGTAAAAGATAAAGACGCACTTTATAAAGCCGCTAAAGACATAGATTGGACTGAACATTTCACCAGTGAAGACTTTTTTGCTGTCGATTTTGTTGGTAAAAATGAACACATTCGTGATTCACAATTTGGCGGTTTAACTGTAAAAGATGCGATTGTTGATTGCTTTAGAGACGAAGGTTTAGACAGACCATCTGTTGAAAAAACTAATCCGGATATACGTATACAAGCTCGCTTACTTAGAAATGAAGTAACGTTTTATGTAGATTTTTCTGGTCGTTCACTATCTAAACGTGGATACCGTGAAAATTCTGGTGCTGCGCCTATTAAAGAAAACCTTGCTGCGGCTCTTGTAGTTCGTTCTGGTTGGTTAAATGATCCAAGTAAGCCATTGGTTGACCCTATGTGTGGTTCAGGTACGTTAATGCTTGAAGCTGTGTCTATGGCATCAGGAATGTATCCAGGTGTCGATAGAACACATTGGGGCTTTAGTCGCTGGAAATTTCACGATGCGAGCCTATTTAACCAATTGTTAGATACCGCTAAGTTAGAAACCGACCAAGCCCTAGCTAATAGTACTGTTAAAGTATTTGGTTTTGATATGGATGGGAGAGTACTTCAAACGGCTAAAGCAAATGCTCGCAGTGCAGGACTTGGTCATTTAATTGAATTTAAACAGGGCAGAGCTGAAGATCTTAAAAATCAATTTGGTGAACCTGGCCATATTTTATTTAATCCGCCTTATGGTGAACGTATTGGTTCATTACCAGAGCTCGTTTCTACGTTTACCGAACTTGGCAAAGTGTTTAAACAAGAGTTTTTAGGCTGGAAAATTGGCTTAATTACCGCGAATGTTGAAATGCTCTCTCTATTAAAGCTATCTAGCTTTAAGCGTTATAAATTCAAAAATGGCCCATTAGATTGTCAATTAGCGCTATATAACATTGACGAAGGGCAATTAGACCGTACACCTGCACAAACAGACTTTTCTGGTCAGAACTCAGATTTTGCCAACCGTTTAAAGAAAAACGTTAAAGGGTTGAAATCATGGTTAAAGCAAAACGATGTAAATTGTTATCGAGTTTATGATGCTGATATTCCAGAATTTAATGTAGCCATTGATGTATATGACGATCATTTAGTGTTGCATGAGTATGCGCCGCCTAAAGATATCGATGAAGTTAAAGCCGCGCAGCGCTTACAAGAAGCTATATATTGGGCCCCTAAAGTATTAAACATAGATACTGATAAAGTGGCGTTAAAAGTACGAAGTAAGCAAAAGGGTAAAAATCAATACCAGCAGTTAAGCAAAAGTAAAAAAGCACTTATTGTAAAAGAATACGATGCCTTGCTAAAAGTTAATCTGTGGGATTACCTTGATACTGGCTTATTCTTAGACCACCGCAAGACTCGTAAAATTGTTGCTAAAAAGTCTAAAGGAAAAACCTTATTAAACCTCTTTGCCTATACCGGATCTGTTTCATTACAAGCTGCAATTAATGGCGCTGAAAAAGTAACTACCGTTGATATGTCAAAAACCTATTTAGACTGGGCTCAAGATAATTTCGAACTAAATAAGTTACGTGGTCATAAATATGAATTCGTTCAAGCTGACTGTTTGCAGTGGTTAAAAGAAAACACAAATAAATATGATGTGGTATTTATTGATCCACCAACATTTTCTAATTCTAAACGAATGAACACTACATTTGATGTGCAACGTGACCATTTGGATTTGATTAAAACCGGAATGAAATCAGTTGCTGATCAAGGTGAATTAATTTTCACTAATAACAAGCGTGGTTTTAAAATGGACTTTGACGGATTAAATCTTGTTGGCCTTAAAGCTGAGTGCTTAACCGAAGTTACTCGTGATTTTGACTTCAAGCGAAATAAGCACATTCATAACAGCTGGTGTATCAGCCGTATATAA
- a CDS encoding helix-turn-helix domain-containing protein yields the protein MHQLLANSYSGTLKFLQPTIEKYGVDVDSTLIEAGIDMNKFNSIYKRIPSHLSSNYIDLVVKKASPIVAIKACEYLNPAIFQSFGTGLLFSNSLNDFCHRYTNGFPFITSSIKVNFIQDSFESYLTFDEKTYFNDINSNFYSDIFAALTLTFIKLMIGADFKAKKVCLTWTPEDEMIQEYIDCFGENIEFSADKTKVVFDSNTLDVELPFANDKLAKQSDKMVDEFLKRSSAFNFTSKVSNIILKLLLDGNCSKLLVAEICGISERTLNNKLNAEGTNFKSIVEKIRKSYSIYYLQEGKLTPEQLAFKLGYCNYGNFSRAFKAWYGVSPLHYKNTHKKGMRLAS from the coding sequence ATGCACCAATTATTAGCCAACAGTTATAGTGGCACATTAAAGTTTTTACAGCCGACGATTGAAAAGTATGGTGTTGATGTCGATTCAACATTAATTGAAGCTGGTATAGATATGAATAAATTCAATTCAATTTATAAGCGAATACCTTCTCATTTGAGTAGTAATTATATTGATTTGGTTGTTAAGAAAGCGTCACCTATAGTTGCGATTAAAGCCTGTGAATATTTGAATCCGGCGATATTCCAATCGTTTGGAACTGGATTGTTATTTAGCAATTCTTTAAATGACTTTTGCCATCGTTATACAAATGGTTTTCCATTTATTACTAGCTCAATAAAGGTTAATTTTATTCAGGACAGTTTTGAAAGTTATTTAACATTTGATGAGAAAACCTATTTTAATGACATAAACTCAAATTTTTATTCTGATATTTTTGCCGCTTTAACATTAACGTTTATAAAATTAATGATTGGTGCTGATTTTAAGGCAAAAAAAGTTTGTTTAACCTGGACGCCTGAAGATGAAATGATACAGGAATATATTGATTGTTTTGGTGAAAATATAGAGTTTTCAGCAGATAAAACTAAGGTTGTTTTTGATTCTAATACGTTAGATGTTGAATTGCCTTTTGCAAATGACAAACTTGCAAAACAATCGGATAAAATGGTGGACGAATTTTTGAAACGTAGTAGTGCTTTTAATTTTACTTCTAAAGTAAGTAATATTATTTTGAAGTTATTGCTTGATGGCAATTGTAGCAAATTATTAGTGGCTGAAATTTGCGGGATATCAGAGCGCACCCTCAATAATAAATTAAACGCGGAAGGTACTAACTTTAAAAGTATCGTTGAGAAAATTAGAAAGTCATATTCAATTTATTACTTACAAGAAGGCAAATTAACGCCAGAGCAATTAGCATTTAAATTAGGTTATTGTAACTACGGGAACTTTTCTCGAGCGTTTAAAGCTTGGTATGGAGTTTCACCATTGCATTATAAAAATACACATAAAAAAGGCATGCGTTTAGCAAGTTAA
- a CDS encoding CaiB/BaiF CoA transferase family protein encodes MPLKSLKVLDFSTLLPGPFATMMLADMGAEVLRVESPNRQDLTRILPPLDEQGVSYIHQTLNRSKRSIGLDLKKQEAVDLVKKMVTEYDIVIEQFRPGVMQRFGLDYQSLKEINPKLIYCSITGYGQTGPYKHRGGHDINYLAIAGVASYTGTKETGPVPVGFQIADVAGGSMHAVNGILAAVIERQISGEGQYIDISMTDAAFALNAMSGAGALGSGIAPGLEQETLNGASFYNHYETKDGRYFSVGSIEPAFMQQLCQTIGREDLIKNGFDYSAESQAPLIAALKGAFIQHDFDYWQDVFVKLDACVEPTLTVVEAAEHPQMQARNMVVEVTTTDNNKIKQIASPIKFSRNQPNYTSAGCRVGHHNQEVLTEMGFNNDEIETMQENGVLG; translated from the coding sequence TCTACGAGTAGAATCGCCTAACCGTCAAGATCTTACCAGAATATTGCCTCCTTTAGATGAGCAGGGCGTATCTTACATTCATCAAACTCTAAATCGCTCTAAGCGGTCTATTGGCTTGGATTTAAAAAAACAGGAAGCCGTAGATTTAGTCAAAAAGATGGTGACAGAGTATGACATCGTTATTGAACAGTTCCGTCCAGGTGTTATGCAACGTTTTGGTTTGGATTATCAATCATTAAAAGAGATTAATCCTAAATTAATTTATTGTTCTATTACTGGTTATGGCCAAACTGGTCCGTATAAACACCGTGGTGGCCACGATATAAACTACTTAGCAATTGCTGGTGTAGCCAGTTATACCGGTACTAAAGAAACCGGGCCTGTTCCTGTTGGTTTTCAAATTGCAGATGTAGCAGGTGGGTCAATGCATGCTGTTAACGGCATTCTTGCCGCAGTAATAGAACGTCAAATTAGTGGTGAAGGACAATATATAGATATCAGTATGACTGATGCAGCGTTTGCTTTGAATGCTATGAGTGGTGCTGGTGCGCTTGGCAGCGGTATTGCTCCCGGACTTGAGCAAGAAACACTAAATGGTGCTTCTTTTTACAACCATTACGAAACTAAAGATGGTCGTTATTTTTCTGTTGGTAGTATTGAACCTGCGTTTATGCAGCAACTTTGTCAAACCATAGGTAGAGAAGACCTGATCAAAAATGGTTTTGACTACAGTGCTGAATCACAAGCTCCGTTAATCGCGGCATTAAAAGGTGCATTTATACAGCACGACTTTGACTATTGGCAAGACGTATTCGTTAAGCTTGATGCCTGTGTTGAACCTACTTTAACAGTGGTAGAAGCGGCCGAACATCCGCAAATGCAAGCGCGAAATATGGTTGTTGAAGTAACTACAACAGATAACAATAAAATCAAGCAAATCGCGTCACCAATTAAATTTTCTAGAAACCAGCCTAACTACACCTCTGCAGGTTGTCGCGTAGGTCATCATAATCAGGAAGTTTTAACTGAGATGGGTTTCAATAATGATGAGATTGAAACCATGCAAGAAAATGGCGTATTAGGATAA